A portion of the Solea senegalensis isolate Sse05_10M linkage group LG17, IFAPA_SoseM_1, whole genome shotgun sequence genome contains these proteins:
- the trib2 gene encoding tribbles homolog 2, whose translation MNIQRSNPINISRHGRSRHKSHDFEDLSCLRTTESHQSFSPNLGSPSPPETPDSSHCISRIGDYLLLEPLEGDHVFRAAHLHSGEELVCKVFDIGQYQESLAAYFALGQHQHINQILEILLGETRAYVFFERSYGDMHSFVRTCKKLPEDEAARLFYQIASAVAHCHDNGLVLRDLKLRKFVFKNEDRSLVKLESLEDSYILDGHDDSLSDKHGCPAYVSPEILNANGSYSGKAADVWSLGVMLYTILVGRYPFHDVEPGSLFSKIRRGHFNIPETLTPKAKCLIRSILRREPAERLTSREILDHPWFASSGALGVTPVHGRGERDQEQMVPEVNMEEELEQFFS comes from the exons ATGAACATACAGAGATCAAATCCAATTAACATTTCACGTCATGGGAGATCGCGACATAAATCGCACGATTTCGAAGACTTGTCTTGTTTAAGGACTACAGAATCGCACCAGAGCTTCAGTCCCAACCTCGGGTCCCCCAGCCCGCCGGAGACCCCGGACTCCTCGCACTGTATCTCCCGCATCGGGGACTACCTTCTGCTGGAGCCGCTGGAGGGAGACCACGTATTCAGAGCCGCCCACCTCCACAGCGGGGAAGAGCTCGTGTGTAAG gtttttgacATTGGCCAATACCAGGAGTCACTGGCAGCCTACTTTGCCCTGGGCCAGCACCAGCATATTAACCAAATCCTGGAGATCTTGCTTGGGGAGACACGGGCCTACGTATTTTTCGAGAGAAGCTATGGCGACATGCACTCTTTTGTCCGCACCTGCAAGAAGTTGCCAGAGGATGAAGCTGCCAGACTTTTCTATCAGATAGCCTCGGCTGTGGCACATTGCCACGACAACGGACTGGTTCTACGTGACCTCAAACTGAGGAAGTTTGTCTTCaagaatgaggacag AAGCCTCGTGAAGCTGGAGAGCCTTGAGGACTCATATATCCTGGACGGTCATGATGACTCTCTGTCAGACAAGCATGGCTGCCCGGCCTATGTAAGTCCTGAGATCCTCAATGCCAATGGCAGCTATTCCGGTAAAGCAGCTGATGTCTGGAGTCTGGGCGTCATGCTTTATACCATCCTCGTTGGGCGCTACCCGTTTCACGACGTCGAGCCTGGCTCTCTGTTCAGCAAAATCCGCAGGGGTCACTTCAACATCCCTGAAACGCTCACACCCAAGGCCAAGTGCCTGATCCGCTCCATCCTGCGCCGGGAACCCGCCGAGCGCCTCACCTCTCGGGAGATACTGGATCACCCCTGGTTTGCCTCCTCTGGGGCACTGGGGGTCACTCCAGTGCACGGCAGAGGAGAAAGGGATCAGGAGCAGATGGTGCCTGAGGTGAACATGGAAGAGGAGCTGGAGCAGTTCTTTAGCTGA